From the genome of Nicotiana sylvestris chromosome 1, ASM39365v2, whole genome shotgun sequence:
CATTCATATGACCTTCCATTATGTgcaattttcttcaaaatcctGATGCTTTCTTGAACCAATGATGCCACCTCACCCTTCTATGCACATTTACAACTAGGATAGTACAATATTCTCTTAACAAGAATGCCCATTTTCTGACACCTAAAAACTTATCCacttatatacctcaaaacctcaCCCATCACTCATTTTTTTTGGACAGAGGAGAACGAGAGAAGGGAAAAAGAACGGGGAAGGGGACGAAAACAGAATCTGGGCAGGGGTTGATTCTAAAAAGCATGGATTCCTTCTTCATGGAAAGACCAGCTTTACACCACCCAAAAATAGACCTTTTCTCTTGATTAAAAATTCAGCGAATTCCACCTTTCAAACTCTATTAATCAAGTTCCAACCTTGCTGGCATTCCCCTCCCTCTCTATTTGCTACTACCACTACCGGAAAAATAGAAGAGACGAGTAAAAACAGAGAGAGGCGAGAGAACAGCAAGGATCTTCTTCAATTTTAGTTTTACagcctcttcttctccaaaaggGTAGCCATGAACAAGCATGAAAACCCCATTTCCCTTCACCCATAGcttcaccttcttcttcttcttcaaaagagaGCAGCGACACAgctgttagggatatagtagatatgccctacatccaatctcatatttgatgatttgaacatatttttgtgaacgttatttgatataaaaatatatggcattcttttatcatagttattattaattgtttgattaatttgataaggtccttgattaaattttgagatttgtcatcgtgatagatatcatgataatgagagcaaagtctcttacaatttaatctaaatttgttcttgatcgtaggattattagtTTGggcattagtaatccggttagatcaatatttatgtaatcgtctttatgggataaagattagttgatctcattaactaaatcacatagatagatgatgcatataaagatatgatcattgaaccgattCATTGGacaattcctaatggttagaattaccataaactgtcaataggatattctcttgaagaatgtgatgtaagaatttcctttgacctgagatcgtatAGTAACTGACAAGTTATTTgttgtgctttgatactagacacctatggccctaggacaatagttgaaaggatattgggcacgattgaatacttgtagaattaatgattgatcaagatggaatctgtcaactcttggtaatgagtttaagctccatgttgtcatgaattataaacgaccaaattaagaccttggtcagggcaattgaatgaaagaaggaaagagttcttaggtcattcaatggtcgattatatttgacatgaacacatagttggtcacctattaggatttgacagttgaaccatactCTAGGGTgacccagagctataaggacagaacaaattactacattattcttttacttgttcttgagagtaaattgtatacttcatgctatctggtcgttaaggagtgttgctagacgccactcttgcttagtatattgatgtgatcaatctactaccggcttagtattgaacctatgaggtcgcacactaacgagtgttctgatctttgctaaggattaattaatttattatttgacaattaaattagagaatttaattagtcaaataaataaagttattagtccaaataaaatattgttatattctttgctagcacagaggatataattaatattgtgaacaaattaaaAAATTTTATTTAAATAGAAATTgaattatatctcttggttgaaatatatatatatatatatatatatatatatatatatatatatatgagatatatataattaatatttattttgtataagatgtatataaatataatattaataaatGGCTTGATAAGTAATTCCAATTTGGAATTGGATTAATTCACGTGCAATTAATCCCATTTGGCATGGGATTAATATTTTATAATATGAAAACAACTGATTCCAATTTTGAGTTGGAACAATCACCTGACTGTTCGGCAAAACCCATTTGAATGGGATTCGAATTTTTGTGGAAAAATTATACaaagtttatttttggaataaacttaccctaagtaaatcattacctcaaccaaataggaaaagactttataggtgatgctatataaagggtgatggagaaaatttgccgaataatttttctcaaaaaaaaaagaactttgTGAAAGTGATAGTGtaatacaaagccaagagagaaaatacgaTTACAagaaagtgtttcttgttcttctactTTGTGTTgagatttttgttaaaaatttcagcacaagtttttcgttcaatttgttcgcgggtttcgttgatcaaagagttgatagcaagaaTCAGTCTCGGTGtagatacgcatagagtcttcgtaCTATCGAAGAAGTTTTTaaacgagactctcttcaccaggtacgtcttagatccgatctttgacatgaaaataaattttaaacacgaaaagatctgcctaggattgttattgtcttccgctgcgtgttacgaacacctatacgcaatccATCAGTGGTATTAGAGTCGTGGTTTattgtgtctaaaatttatttatgaaatattttaatattatatttgaagagttcaaaccataatacatgtgtCTTGTGCAATAGTCAAATCGTTTGAATGCTGATATTATTTATTGTGGATAAAATATGTATTCATATaactattgagatagttcataacttgaatttgaaattttgtattagatacgatgagaatctataataggttacatgattctattattatttttaattgttattagttcatgagatgttaattaataatgatattctggcATGAATTAGTTTTTTgtgatatatgtgatatatagatTAAATATGTTAGAAGaatgttgaattttatttttatgtcacGTGCTTGGTCATTAcatatttttgaattatttattacatatGATGTAAATCAATTTaggactaagcatgtagacaacttgaactaaattcacatGTTATAAAAGATTTaatcttcatgttattaaaaattattttagtaacaattccctcttactaaaCTTTGagtcttaaataataaaatataagatattttattatagagctatccatcaaggtaaataattttacttatttcttgtttataagtAGCGGCCTGACTACCAGGAAATTTATTgttcgagaatatgttaaaattatttattgcattagatgtatggattgaaagaattatcAATTTTACACAAGACGCCTGGACCACCCGGGgggtataaaatttaataagttttTTGCTATCATGATagttgaactcaactatgccaataggatcgacctgactaccaggagactatttgacatagagctatttaaggaaattgtatgaggatacaattggtaagagtacctaccttaaaatatatgtgagaaacgacttcacttccaaggggctcatacatattgttaaaggattcctttactccactaacaaaaataaagatttcgtaaactataatgagggtaaatagtttaaaataattagtgaaaatatcatttagataaaagtccatgtctttatgatatatgcaaatatgttcttataccattgccttttcttttctacattttagatttctcaatatgtctATTATATCACTGCATaaaatacttgagaccaacaaattggtaggaccaaactttgatgactggtatagaaatttgagaattgttttcatgcatgaaaagctcattgatgtgatcgataagcTTGCAAAGCTAATCCCACTAGAGAATGATGCTCAAGGAACCAAGGTTTATCAGAAACACTTGGAAGAATGCCTTGTTATTAAACACATCTTCTCGCTTCTTTGAGTTCTGAACTCCAGTggaaacatcagaatatggatccgactgcaatcattgaatatcttaagaagatgattgatacacagttggacattgaaaactcttcagttggaccccttgtcaatcatatgattgttcttaccgaagaacatgagaagttggggtacaagcttggtaaagagctttctgaagatttgatcttgcagtcagtatatgatgctgaatgttttcactgtaagaagaaagggcattggaagagaaactgcaaggagtatcttgcaactctaaaggacaagaaacaaggtgagacattaatgaaaaatattttcaaggtttctttagctactactaattcttcactgtgggtattagatactggcagtggttataacatctgtaatatattgcaagggttcaagataagtaggaggctaaagaaaggagaagttaatctacaagttggaaatggtgcaaaagttgcggccgtagttgtaggatcaatttctttaataatgcatacgggcaaagtacttatgttggatgattgttattacgttcctaaatttgtttcaaacataatttcaacttctaTGTTAGACAAACATGTTTTTTGCATTATtataggcaatggtatttgctctataattatggtgataatttatatgtgaatgactatctccaacatgatgtttatgtcttacctaatgtgaatgctaattcgattatgcatgtttcaagtcttaagaggaaaagagatgatcaTGTTAATCAtacatacctttggcattgtaggcttggtaatattggagagaaaagaattaacaagttgtacaaggaaggaTACCTTGACAAGTATGATTTTGAttcatatccaacttgtgaatcttgtctcaaagaaaaaatgaccaaatctccatttattgtaagtggagaaagagcttctgaattattgggactaattcatacagaggtggatattcttacttcatcaccttcactgatgatatgttAAGATATagatttgtgtatcttatgaaacacaagtctgaatcttttgaaatgttcaaaaggttccgtagtgaagttgagaaacagactggtaaaagtatcaaagtactaaggtctgatagaggtggagaatattttagtgaagattttaccaaatatctcaaaaagaatgggattctctcacagtggacacctccaggaacaccacaacacaatggtgtatctgaaaggagaaatcgaaccttattagatatggtgagatctatgatagggttcactgatcttccaataaatttatgggtatatgctttggaagcagcaacatacttagttaataaagttcccactaagtcagtctctacaatactatatgagatatggaaatgatgtaagcctaaccttaaaTATATTAAAGTTAGGGGTTgtccagcttatgttaagagactacagtctgataaacttgactcaagatctgataagtgtaggttcattgggtatcccaaggaaacaatgggatattatttctatcacccttctgaccataaagtgtttgGGGCCAGTGGAGCAACCTTTTTGGAAAGGaaatttcttttagaaggaaattataatggagaaatagaacttgatgaagttcaagaTACTAATGAATCAAGACAATATAAAGATCATGAAacccaagttgaagaacctttattggatgttttgaagttgaCAAGGAAGTTGTCATCTTCAATagttgaagttcaagaactaaaCGTAGTTCAAGAACAGGTCAATGAACCCgttccaaaccaaattgaacaacaacaaaatccagcacaaggtgaacaagttgtacaagaacctcttagaaggtctacaAGAGAATGTCATGTACTAACTAGATTAAATCTAATGGTATaagatgatgtatcaaatgaggttgatcataatgatgatgaccctGAGACCTATGAAGAGGAGACACAAGGTTCTGACAATGAAatatggcaaatggatgtgaaaacagtttccttaatggtgagctagaagaggatgtgtacatgacacaacctgAAAGTTTCACATCTCCGCATGATCATAATAAGATTTGCaagctacaaagatccatttatggactaaagcaagcatcttgaagttggaatattcgctttaacaagacaattgaaaagttcaattttgttatatGTGGCGAAGAACCTTCtgtgtacaaaaaggttagtgggagcataattatattcttagtattatatgttgatgatatattgctcTAGGGAATGATATACTGGCATTGCAAAATACCAAAATTTGGCTATCTGAacagttctccatgaaagacttgggagaagcaacttatatattaggaataaagatctatagagatagatcgAGGAATTTGCTTGGACTTTCCCAGTCTTTGTACATTTATACCATTTTGAAAAGGTATAACATGGATAATTCCAAAATAGACTATCTACCGATAGGCACTGGAATTACTCTAagtagggaggattgtcctaaaacacctgAACAGAGAGAACACATGAGTAGGATCTCATACGCTAAGTGCAATGGGAGCTATCATAtataccatgacatgtacacaTCCTGGTAtggcttatgcacttggagtgactagcTGATATCAGGCAAATCTTGGTGAGAAACATTGGAAGGTGGTGAAtaccattcttaagtacttaagaaggactaaagaccaattcctcattTATGGAGATTCTGAAttaaaacttgaatgtattactgtgcaagtttctcttcagatagagatgatagcaaatctatttctggttatgtattcaccttaaatggtggtgcagtgagttgggaaagttccaaacaagctacagtagCTGATTTAGTGACTGAAGTAGAATATATAGCAGCTGGTGAAGCTGCTAAGGAAgctgtatggatgaaaaagttcttaactAAACTTAgtgtggttccttcaatagaaggTGTGGTTCCACTGTTGTGTGACAATACTGGAGCCACTGCTCAAGAAAAAAATCAAGATCACACCAAAAGTCCAAACACGTTCTGCGAAGGTATCACTTGATAAGAGAGATCATTGAACATGGAGACGTCTagattcaaaaggttgatggaaaGGAAAATGCTCCAtacccattcactaaagctcttggtgcaaaggagtttgacaagcaAAAGTGAaaattgggaatgaagtacaagagagataggctctagtgcaagtgggagattgttacggatatagtagatatgccctagatccaatctcatatttgatgatttgaacatatttttgtgaacgttattcgatataaaaatatatggcattcttttatcatagttattattaattgtttgattaatttgataaggtccgtgattaaattttgagacttgtcatcgtgatagagatcatgataatgagagaaaagtctcttacaatttaatctaaatttgttcttgatcataGAATTATTactttggacattagtaatccggttagatcaatatttatgtgatcgtctttatgggataaagattagttaatctcattaactaaatcacatagatagatgatgcatatagagatattatcattgaaccgactcattggataattcctaatggttagaatatCATAAACTGttaataggatattctcttgaagaatgtgatgtaagaatttcctttgacctgagatcgtcatagtaattgacaagttatttgttgtgctttgatactaaacacctatggccctagggcgatagttgaaaggatattgggcacgattgaatacttgtagaattagtgattgatcaagatggaatctgtcaactcttggtaatgagtttaagctccatgttgtcatgaattataaacgaccaaattaagaccttggctagggcaattgaatgaaagaagaaaagagtttcttaggtcattcaatggtcgattatatttgacatgaacacatagttggtcgcctattaggatttgacagttgaaccatattcTAGGGTGACCTAGAGCTATAAGGATAGAAGGAATTACtatattattcttctactggttcttgtgagtaaattgtatacttcaggctatccggtcgttaaggagtatTGCTAGAcaccacccttgattagtatattgatgtgatcaatctactaccggcttagtattgaacctatggggtcgcacactaacaaGTGTTTTGATCTTTGCTaatgattaattaatttattatttgacaattaaattagagaatttaattagtcaaataaataaagttattagtccaaatgaaatattattctttgctagcacataggatataattaatattgtgaacaaattgaaattttctatttggaatagaaatttaattatatctcttggttgaaatatatatatattatatctcttggttgaaatatatatatatatataattaatatttattttgtataagatgtatataaaatataatatgAATAAATGGCTTGGTAAGTAATTCCAATTTGGAATTGGATTAATTCACGTGCAATTAATCCCATTTGGAATGGGattaatattttataaatatgAAAACAACTGATTCCAATTTTGAGTTGGAACAATCACGTGACTGTTCGGCAAAACCCATTTGAATGGGATtcaaatttttttggaaaaattataCAAACTTTATTTTTGGAATAAGCTTAccctaagtaaatcattacctcaaccaaataggaaaatggtttataggtgatgctatataaaggtAATGGAGAAAATTTGCCGaataatttttcttaaaaaaaaatactttgtgaaagtgagagtataatacaaagccaagagaaaaaatacaattacaagaaagtgtttcttgttcttccatctttgagttgagatttttgagaaaaatttcagcacaagtttttcgttcaatttgttcgcgggtttcgttgatcaaagagttgatagcaaggatcagtctcggtgtcgatacgcatagagtcttcgtaATATTGAAGAAATTTTTAAATGAGACTCttttcaccaggtacgtcttagatccgatctttgacatgtaaataatttttaaacacgaaaagatctgcctaggattgttattgtcttccgctgtgTGTTACGAACACCTACACGCAATCCATCAACAGCTCCGAAGAGCAGCCCAAAACTGCAATGAAACAGCCTCAAAAACTAACTTCCTTGCAACGTGAAACAGCCACAAAACTGCTGTTCGAACTCCATTAAAACTCAGTCAAAATGCATCTCCAAACTAGCCCCCATAACAGTAATAAACGCAGCACCATTAGCCTCTGAAATGCATCCATAAACGCAGCAAAGGTCCAGCTTTGTCTTCCCGTTCAGTCGAGTACGATGTTGCCGCCAAGGTCGTTAGCTTGTAGATCCGTTTGTGGTTCCAATAAGGTTTTCCATCATGGGTCTAGTGTTGCTGTAGCTCTGCTATTGGAACTGTGTAAAGTTTCTCTATAAATTGAAAGCCCGAAATTACTTCAATCAAGGAAGATTGGTTTGGTGCACTACTGGTGAGCCgacgtttttaaaaaaaaaaattgaaaatgccGTGGATTTCACCTTTCCTGATGAGTTGCACatttagttcatttttgttttttcataCGAGTTTGAGTTCCTTAAATGATTATTcctttatttgatatttgttgCTTTAGTTTTCCTTTGGTTGATCAATAACATGTTGCATATGACTAGGAAATACTTGGGTTCTGTGTTTGTTTGATAAAAATAGAAGGTTTGGGCTTTTATGGAAAATTTGGCTAGAGATTGATTCTAGATATGGATTTTAAAATTAATGGATCATTGTTTATAATCTGATTTGGATGTCATTGAGCCGTGGGGTGCTAGAAGTTGGAACGGGTTTTGGACTTTGTTAATGAATTGATTTCTATAGAATTGTTAATTAACTGTAAGGTTCCCTTCTTTAATAAATTTGAAGCGGGTCCAAACTCCAATAAGGCTACGGGCGAGCCTACATTTCCATAATCAATCACCTCACAACAAATCTCGAAACAGCTTAGAAAGAACAATTctgaacatcgtagcttgctttaggcatgATCAACAAACCATCATGACTATGAGTACGGTTtccgtggcatagtcatgatacctaaTTCCCAGATTCGGGGATACATTTCATGTAACTCGATCAttacaacttcgaataataataaaataaacatatcactaattgcaggtgcatttcatgtagcgtggtttgttgtgttccaaaacggcaagtgtacgacaatcataacttgttcaagaaataattcaaTAAATTctaaaagcggttaaaataattaaaagcgcttataaagtaaaaaatgcacaataggtttaaaacatgtagtaaatcagataataggccaatttttaatagtttaagcgaccgtgctcaaACCACGAAAcctggaaatgcctaacaccttctcccgggttaacagaattccttactcagaatttTTGGTTTCGcatacttttaaaataaagtcaaaattttctcgatttgggatttaaaataaaccggtgacttgggacaccaaataaattattccaagtggcgactctgataaattgaataaaataatcccatttcgattatatcacttaaattggaaaaactcccttatatccctctcgggtgtaaaaaaggaggtgtgacagctctggcgactctactggggaaaataacccagaatctctggttcagggttcataaTTCGAGCCTAGAATAACTGTTTttgttggcttttatttattatataatttttacgtgtttgagcctaatgtgataaatgtcgctttttaccgctttgatattgcttgaactgtatataaattattaTGAGACCCTCTTCTctccgagtcttctaaatcatctgggaagtgtgcactttgtgtgacttcttttctgttagagtcatatctcaattttagaatgaggtttggacaagttgcaaagccagtaaagcttctgtattctcggtacgctgccccccctcggctcgagctgtccactcgggtaagccaggtctagaacaatacacccaggtttttaacctagaataacatagtctcgtgtcggatccctagtaggaacgcttgtttgcatcacatgcatttgactttggggattcaacacaggggttgggtccgtataggacaggtgtacccaaattaaaagtccatcctaatgcatcttacgtgctacttgcgtatctgtctgttTCAGCTTGTATGTtaactggcttctagaatagggaaagaaaatgaaaaaaaatgaatcaaaaaaaagaagaaaaaaagaagaaaatcaaagggaaaaaaaatcaagagtgagaggtaggtatttgaaattTCTGAAATTCtcccgaaattcaaaaaaaaatagaaaaaaagccAATGTTTTCAAAAGTCATGTTTCCCTATTCCGTAAAAAATGGGCAAACTACGctggtctgattctcaccggatgttagatacataggcaaacctcatcggttccggcccacaatattttttaaaacaaatccaaaaatatttttcattactttcttctttataaattctttctttaaaccccaatttttttaaaaaaattatacaaaaatattttattttaatttcttctcaaaatccaaaaatatttttcattcttctttcaaaacaCTGAAAGTAATATTCaaggttcaaaaatattttctttttctttagaagcatttctttcataaattcaaaataaaattccaaaaatccaaaaatattttctttcttctttagaagtttttcttcaaaattcccaaaaaaaaaaagaaaaaaaaggccgatattcaaaaaaaaaatctcttttctttagaagtctttctttgcaaaaattttgaagaaaaatcaaaatccaaaaatattctctttcttctttagaaaaaataaaatgaaaaattcaaaattcaaaaaaaggttagtttatttactttattcctgatctttCCGAAcaacgcaagatctgattcatgttcccacataatacgtaggcaacccacatcaggttcgatcaaccaaaaaaaagtgaaaaatgaataaaatgaaaaaaaatgaaaaaaaaaaaaagaaaagaaaaaatgatgataataataaggaccgactgagtccattctaacgtgtcttttgttttgaattgtgaagaatgtttgaggtggtcggtttgtagTAAGCGaacaacacaagatccaaggaaaaatgatatttGACATCGAaactgttacaagtgctcaagagagtCAGGGTTAGAGGGTttaacaagagtctactgtggttgaggaaaatagaatactgaaacagcaaatgaccaaaatgtgtcaagcatgggccaatgggcatgagtcacaatttgctacccaacaagagcagtaccactctcctgagtaccactcgtacttatttgatcttcctgcaaagattgagaagcctTCCCGAAATATggcacaggaagaaatgacccaaagagtgaaaagcttagaacaacagttgaaaaacatgcaagggttggcaggtcagaagagtattgccttcaaggatctatgtatgttccccgatgtccacttgccacatggtttcaagactcccaaaattgaaaagtatgatggacatggagaccccatagaccacttgaaaaggtattgcaatcaactaagaggtgcgggaagaaatgaagaattcctaatagcttattttggggaaagccttacgggagtagcatccgaatggtttatggatcaagacacatctcacTGGTACATTTGGGATAACATGGTGCacgcctttgtcaaacagttccaatactaCGTTGACCTCGCCCCAAACCGCAATTcactttcaaacctgaagaagaaaccaactgacagtttcagggaatatgccattaaatggagagagcaagcggctagagttaagccacccatggatgaccacgagttaatcactgtcttccttcatgtaatgacccaaaatccactaagggtcgtgatggcgccgggcACTGTTGTCAGGCAAGCTAACCAAATTACTTGATTAAGTTCTCattttaaaaattttgaaaactaagatttttccttcaattttactagtaaaagacaatctttacaatgtaaataaaagaatgtttggaagtaaatacaagatacccaataatcatcccagaacctgttgtcacaagtgcatgagcatctactaagaaggaaataaaatgcaacaaccgtccgaaatacaatattggacagaaaataaaaaCAGATAACTGAAAGAGACTGCTGGCTGCATGTCActtcgagaagtgcag
Proteins encoded in this window:
- the LOC138877634 gene encoding uncharacterized protein, which produces MGYYFYHPSDHKVFGASGATFLERKFLLEGNYNGEIELDEVQDTNESRQYKDHETQVEEPLLDVLKLTRKLSSSIVEVQELNVVQEQVNEPVPNQIEQQQNPAQDDVSNEVDHNDDDPETYEEETQGSDNEIWQMDVKTVSLMTIEKFNFVICGEEPSVYKKFSMKDLGEATYILGIKIYRDRSRNLLGLSQSLYIYTILKSFSSDRDDSKSISGYVFTLNGGAVSWESSKQATVADLVTEVEYIAAGEAAKEAVWMKKFLTKLSVVPSIEGVVPLLCDNTGATAQEKNQDHTKSPNTFCEGIT